One window of Pyrus communis chromosome 12, drPyrComm1.1, whole genome shotgun sequence genomic DNA carries:
- the LOC137710903 gene encoding SUMO-activating enzyme subunit 1A has translation MDGEELTEQETALYDRQIRVWGAGAQRRLSKAHVLVCGITGTIAEFCKNIVLAGVGSLTLVDDRVVNEDALSANFLIPSDENLYAGKTLTELCRDSLKDFNPMVRVSVEKGDLSNFGSEFYGKFDVVVVSCCSFTTKKLINEKCRKSSKRVAFYTVDCRDSCGEIFVDLQHHKYSKKKNEETIECELHYPSFEESISVPWKSFPRRFSKLYFAMQVIERFEEAEQRKPGELSIADLPAVLKLKKELCEAQSLNESHIPNALLERLVTDTREFPPVCPIIGGILGQEVIKTISEKGDPVKNFFFFDAMDGRGIIEDVSGNP, from the exons ATGGACGGCGAGGAGTTGACTGAGCAGGAGACTGCACTTTACGATCGCCAAATTAGGGTTTGGGGCGCTGGTGCCCAAAGAAG GCTTAGCAAAGCTCATGTATTGGTCTGTGGAATTACTGGAACTATTGCCGAG TTTTGCAAGAACATTGTCCTAGCCGGAGTTGGTAGTTTGACACTGGTCGATGATCGGGTAGTGAACGAAGATGCACTTTCTGCCAACTTTTTGATACCTTCTGATGAAAATTTGTATGCTGGAAAAACTCTGACTGAGCTTTGCCGTGATTCTCTGAAAGATTTCAATCCAATGGTTCGTGTTTCTGTAGAAAAAG GTGACTTGTCAAACTTTGGGTCAGAGTTCTATGGTAAATTTGATGTTGTCGTTGTCAGCTGTTGCTCCTTCACAACTAAA AAATTGATCAATGAAAAATGCCGAAAGTCCTCGAAGCGTGTAGCGTTTTATACAGTTGATTGTAGAGACTCCTGTGGTGAAATATTTGTTGATCTGCAACACCATAAATATTCGAAG aaaaaaaatgaggaaacaaTCGAATGCGAACTACATTATCCAAGCTTTGAG GAATCAATTTCAGTACCTTGGAAATCATTTCCCAGGAGATTCTCAAAGCTATACTTTGCTATGCAAG TAATTGAAAGGTTTGAAGAAGCCGAGCAACGGAAACCTGGAGAGTTATCGATTGCAGATCTTCCTGCTGTTCTGAAGCTGAAAAAAGAACTCTGTGAAGCACAG TCACTGAATGAGTCTCATATTCCAAATGCACTCCTGGAAAGATTGGTGACGGATACAAGAGAGTTTCCTCCAGTTTGTCCCATCATTGGAGGGATTCTTGGACAG GAGGTAATTAAGACAATATCAGAGAAAGGAGACCCTGTCaagaatttcttcttcttcgatgcTATGGATGGAAGGGGCATAATCGAGGACGTATCAGGGAACCCATGA
- the LOC137710132 gene encoding UDP-arabinopyranose mutase 1-like, giving the protein MEQLRDLKDDLDIVIPTIRNLDFLEMWRPFFQPYHLIIVQDGDPSNTIAVPDGFDHELYNRNDVNKVLGPKATCISFKDSTCRCFGFLVSKKKYIFTIDDDCFGKKLKVAKKPSGKQINALAQHIKGWSKNLLTPSTPFFFNALYDPFANGADFVHGYPFSLREGVPTAISQGLWLNIPDYDAPTQLVKPLERNTRFVDAVMTIPKGTLFPMCGMNLAFNRKVIGPTMYFGLMGDGQPLCRYVDMWAGWCAKVICDHLGLGIKTGLPYIWHSKASNPFVNLKKEYKGIYWQEDMIPFFQQIVLPKGCKTVQDCYIELANKVKEKVGPLDPYFEKLGDAMVTWIEAWNELNPPPQTAN; this is encoded by the exons ATGGAGCAGCTGCGTGATCTGAAAGATGACCTAGACATTGTGATCCCAACCATCAGAAACCTTGATTTCTTGGAGATGTGGAGGCCTTTCTTCCAGCCCTACCACCTCATCATCGTCCAAGATGGCGACCCCTCCAACACCATCGCCGTCCCTGATGGCTTCGACCATGAGCTCTACAACCGCAATGATGTGAACAAGGTCCTAGGTCCCAAGGCTACCTGCATTTCTTTCAAGGACTCCACTTGTCGTTGCTTCGGCTTCTTGGTTTCCAAGAAAAAGTACATCTTCACCATCGATGACGATTGCTTTGGAA aAAAATTAAAGGTGGCGAAGAAGCCTAGTGGGAAGCAGATAAATGCTTTGGCACAGCAcattaagggctg gtctaagaaCCTGCTGACACCTTCAACTCCATTTTTCTTCAACGCTCTCTACGACCCGTTTGCAAATGGGGCGGACTTTGTTCACGGGTATCCATTTAGCTTAAGAGAAGGTGTACCCACTGCTATTTCTCAAGGCCTTTGGCTCAATATCCCTGACTATGATGCCCCAACTCAGCTAGTCAAGCCTCTTGAGCGCAACACCAGATT TGTGGATGCTGTGATGACGATCCCCAAAGGCACCCTTTTCCCAATGTGTGGGATGAACCTGGCTTTCAATAGGAAGGTGATAGGCCCAACCATGTACTTTGGGCTCATGGGTGATGGCCAACCCCTTTGTAGATATGTTGACATGTGGGCTGGCTGGTGTGCCAAG GTGATATGTGACCATTTGGGTCTAGGGATTAAGACAGGACTGCCATACATATGGCATAGCAAGGCAAGCAATCCATTTGTGAACTTGAAGAAAGAGTACAAGGGGATTTACTGGCAGGAAGATATGATTCCATTTTTCCAACAGATTGTGCTCCCAAAAGGGTGCAAAACTGTCCAAGATTGCTACATTGAGCTTGCCAACAAGGTCAAAGAAAAGGTTGGCCCTCTTGATCCCTACTTTGAGAAGCTTGGGGATGCCATGGTTACTTGGATTGAAGCCTGGAATGAGCTCAACCCACCACCACAAACAGCCAACTAA
- the LOC137710133 gene encoding probable WRKY transcription factor 43: MDHNSQIFFLGSSASSSASPIFSSSQSSFPLCLGDRNAGMMKSGRKEGDKVNKRQKYAFQTRSQVDILDDGYRWRKYGQKVVKNNKFPRSYYKCTHQGCMVKKQVQRLSKDEGIVVTTYDGIHTHRIDEYSAENLEQIIRHIQASTVPNN, translated from the exons ATGGATCACAACAGCCAAATATTCTTCCTTGGTTCATCAGCATCCTCATCAGCATCTCCTATTTTTTCATCGAGTCAGTCAAGTTTTCCACTTTGTCTTGGTGACAGAAATGCAGGCATGATGAAGTCAGGAAGAAAAGAAGGTGATAAGGTGAACAAGAGGCAGAAATATGCATTTCAAACAAGGAGCCAGGTTGATATACTTGACGACGGCTACCGATGGCGAAAATACGGGCAAAAAGTTGTTAAGAACAATAAGTTTCCTAG AAGTTACTATAAGTGTACGCATCAAGGCTGCATGGTGAAGAAACAAGTCCAACGCCTGTCGAAGGACGAAGGGATTGTGGTAACGACATACGATGGAATCCATACGCATCGGATTGATGAGTATTCTGCCGAAAATCTTGAGCAGATAATTAGGCATATACAAGCATCTACTGTGCCTAATAATTAA
- the LOC137710768 gene encoding squamosa promoter-binding-like protein 13A: MDWNLKAASWDLPELEQGTFSNLDTTVDGSSSFGDHRTFKGSNFSVDLKLGQLGGPGNNELVGMLKEPGGPKTTSSSPSGPSKRSRAAYSGSQMVSCLVDGCNSDLSTCRDYHRRHKVCVLHSKTPEVTINGNKQRFCQQCSRFHAPEEFDEGKRSCRKRLDGHNRRRRKPQPEPLSHPGSFLSNYQGTQLLPFSSSLVYPSTNVINPAWAGIVKTEPDSGVHNLQLPLIDKQNMFLGSSGSTSSSGYKGGRQFSLFQSSNSSPLHHNHQTSHHHSTSVCQPLLNNISFSETASGGGGTTKSKMFCDRLTTQIHDSDCALSLLSSPQTQQTSEIGLRHTVQQPNSISLMQQRLGPNGLRGNNSAMEPMDSVLVSNGSGDANVHCPGMFRLISDGSQGNGNQHHQSPQTLPFHWQ, encoded by the exons ATGGACTGGAACTTGAAAGCAGCTTCTTGGGATTTGCCTGAACTAGAACAAGGAACCTTTTCTAACTTAGACACTACAGTTGATGGGTCTAGCAGCTTTGGAGATCATAGGACCTTCAAAGGCAGCAACTTTTCGGTTGATTTGAAGCTTGGTCAGTTGGGTGGCCCTGGGAATAATGAGCTCGTGGGTATGCTGAAGGAGCCGGGTGGTCCGAAAACTACCTCATCATCTCCTTCTGGACCATCAAAGAGGTCAAGAGCGGCTTACAGTGGATCTCAGATGGTTTCATGCCTCGTTGATGGATGCAATTCGGACCTTAGTACTTGTAGGGATTACCATCGGCGGCATAAGGTCTGTGTGCTACATTCAAAGACTCCTGAGGTCACTATTAACGGTAACAAGCAACGATTTTGCCAGCAGTGTAGCAG GTTCCATGCTCCGGAGGAATTTGATGAGGGAAAGAGAAGTTGCAGGAAACGTCTTGATGGACACAACCGGCGGCGAAGGAAGCCTCAACCAGAACCCTTGTCGCACCCGGGAAGTTTTCTGTCCAATTACCAAG GTACCCAATTGTTGCCATTCTCTAGTTCACTTGTATACCCCTCCACCAATGTCATAAACCCTGCCTGGGCCGGCATTGTCAAAACTGAGCCAGATTCCGGGGTTCATAACCTCCAGCTGCCATTGATCGATAAGCAAAACATGTTCCTTGGGTCCTCAGGTAGCACTAGCAGCAGCGGTTACAAGGGAGGAAGGCAGTTCTCGCTCTTCCAGAGCAGCAACAGCTCTCCACTCCACCACAACCACCAAACATCTCATCATCACAGCACTTCTGTCTGCCAACCCCTTCTCAACAACATTTCATTCTCCGAAACtgctagtggtggtggtgggacaACAAAGAGCAAGATGTTTTGTGACAGGTTAACAACTCAAATCCATGATTCGGACTGTGCTCTCTCTCTTCTGTCATCACCGCAGACGCAGCAGACATCTGAAATAGGTTTGAGACACACAGTGCAGCAGCCTAACTCAATCTCTCTGATGCAACAACGACTAGGCCCCAACGGTCTACGCGGAAACAACAGTGCCATGGAGCCCATGGATTCAGTTTTGGTCTCCAATGGAAGTGGTGATGCAAATGTTCATTGCCCCGGAATGTTTCGGTTAATCTCTGATGGTTCTCAGGGCAATGGGAATCAACACCATCAatcccctcaaacacttccttTTCATTGGCAGTAG